Proteins encoded together in one Musa acuminata AAA Group cultivar baxijiao chromosome BXJ3-6, Cavendish_Baxijiao_AAA, whole genome shotgun sequence window:
- the LOC135640674 gene encoding peptidyl-prolyl cis-trans isomerase FKBP42-like, whose translation MASPPPPESPSMADPDVLSSASGSDDDNDIVTEGSAFVHNEPAQDDKDLPKVESEMEVLHEKVKKQIIKEGHGQKPPKMSTCFLNYRAWVKSTSHKFEDTWQEQRPIELILGKEKAELAGLAIGIASMRSGERALFHVGWELGYGKEGNFSFPNVPPMADLVYEVELIGYDEAKEGKARSDMTVEERIEAAKRRKVEGNDYFKEKKVEEAMQQYEMAIAYMGDDFMFQLFGKYRDMALAVKNPCHLNMAACLIKLKRYEEAIGQCTIVLSEDENNVKALFRRGKARAELGQTDAAKEDFEKARKYSPQDKAIVRELHLLAAHDKAVYQKQKEIYKGIFGPRPEPKPMRSNWLVLFWQWLVALVCRLFRIHRSKAD comes from the exons GatctgatgatgataatgatatcGTCACTGAGGGTTCTGCATTTGTTCACAATGAGCCTGCCCAAGATGATAAAGATTTACCAAAAGTTGAGTCAGAGATGGAGGTTCTTCATGAGAAAGTCAAAAAGCAAATTATTAAGGAAGGCCATGGTCAAAAACCACCAAAAATGTCCACTTGCTTCT TGAATTATAGGGCATGGGTTAAAAGCACTTCACACAAGTTTGAAGATACTTGGCAAGAGCAGCGACCAATTGAACTTATATTGGGAAAAG AAAAAGCAGAACTGGCTGGTTTGGCAATCGGCATTGCTAGCATGAGGAGTGGGGAACGTGCACTCTTTCATGTGGGTTGGGAACTTGGCTACGGGAAAGAAGGAAATTTTTCATTCCCAAACGTCCCCCCTATGGCAGACCTTGTTTATGAGGTTGAACTTATTGGCTATGATGAAGCCAAAGAA GGAAAAGCCCGAAGTGACATGACAGTAGAAGAGAGGATTGAAGCTGCCAAAAGAAGAAAGGTGGAAGGAAATGATTACTTTAAGGAGAAAAAGGTTGAGGAGGCCATGCAACAGTATGAAATG GCAATAGCATACATGGGGGATGACTTCATGTTCCAGCTATTTGGAAAGTACAGGGACATGGCCTTGGCTGTGAAGAACCCTTGCCACCTCAACATGGCTGCATGCTTGATCAAACTAAAGCGCTATGAGGAAGCTATTGGTCAATGTACAATT GTATTATCGGAGGATGAGAACAATGTGAAGGCGCTGTTTAGACGGGGGAAAGCTAGAGCAGAACTCGGTCAGACGGATGCTGCCAAGGAGGACTTTGAGAAGGCAAGGAAATATTCTCCACAGGACAAGGCTATTGTCAGGGAGCTGCATCTGCTGGCTGCACATGACAAAGCTGTTTATCAGAAGCAGAAAGAGATTTACAAAGGGATCTTTGGACCGAGGCCTGAACCCAAACCTATGAGGTCAAATTGGCTCGTTCTCTTTTGGCAGTGGCTTGTAGCTCTGGTTTGTCGCTTATTCAGGATCCACAGGTCTAAAGCAGACTAA
- the LOC103988373 gene encoding ethylene-responsive transcription factor ERF022-like, producing the protein MAEMGAEAAVHYRGVRKRKWGKWVSEIREPGKKSRIWLGSFESAEMAAVAHDVAALRLKGRDAQLNFPESAEQLPRPRSSDPEDIRAAALEAAARLRCRTVRVSAPALERLGNDELGLDSPKMWVELAEALLLSPPAWNPEVSEPEEWEHHASLWDPFL; encoded by the coding sequence aTGGCGGAGATGGGAGCAGAGGCGGCGGTGCATTACCGAGGGGTGAGGAAGAGGAAGTGGGGGAAGTGGGTGTCGGAGATCAGGGAGCCCGGGAAGAAGAGCAGGATCTGGCTGGGGAGCTTCGAGTCAGCGGAGATGGCGGCGGTGGCACACGACGTGGCGGCGCTGCGACTCAAGGGCCGCGACGCGCAGCTCAACTTCCCGGAGTCGGCGGAGCAGCTTCCGCGGCCCCGGAGCTCGGACCCCGAGGACATACGTGCGGCGGCGCTGGAGGCGGCCGCGAGGCTCCGGTGCAGGACTGTTAGGGTATCGGCGCCGGCGCTGGAGCGGCTGGGCAACGACGAGCTGGGGCTGGACTCGCCCAAGATGTGGGTGGAGCTGGCGGAGGCGCTGCTGCTGAGCCCACCAGCTTGGAACCCTGAGGTGAGCGAGCCAGAGGAGTGGGAACACCATGCGTCCTTGTGGGACCCTTTCCTGTAG